Below is a genomic region from Cotesia glomerata isolate CgM1 linkage group LG5, MPM_Cglom_v2.3, whole genome shotgun sequence.
TGCTCCACGTTGTCGACCCTTTCTCCTAACCCATTCTCCCTACACTCGTCGCAGAATCTACTATCCGTATGTTCGTACTTGTTTTGGTATTATCTAAAGCAACCGTGGCCGGTGAGGATTTGGGTCAGCTAGGAGTTAGGGCTGATCCATTTGTTTGTTAGACGCTCTGCTACGTCTGGAGAGAAGACTTTAGTTTTGCGGCCGTTCTCTGATGTATCCCATTGTTCTTGCCACCGACGTATGGTTTCAGTTCTAAGGGTGACAAGGCGATCCTCCGCATCTGGCTGCACGGTGACGTTCCCAAGGGTAGCCTGTTTGCCGATACGGAGGCTGTATCGCGCGCACCGTTCGTCTATTACGAGCTGAATGGGCACTGTCCCCGTGACTAGGGCAGCCTCTGGCCTTGAGGCCCTCGAGTACTAACGGCCACCACACGTTGTCAAAAGCGCCAGAGATATCGAAGAGAAGTCCGACCACCAGTCTCTTCTCTGAAGAGTCTACCAATCGGCGCATCTCCACAATTGCATCTTCCGTCGACTTTTTGGCTGTGAAGCCAAACTGTCGGCTCGAAATGTTCCCCTCCGCTAAGACTGTGGTGGTAAGTCGCTCTTTGATGAGCTTCTCGAACACCTTACCTAAACCCGAAAGGAGGCAAATTGGCCGGTAAGATTTAGGGTCATTTGCGTTTTTGTCGGTGCTTTTAACTAACATTATGATTGCCCCCTTCTTCCACTCTTTTGGGAATGCTCCTAGCGCCAAGCAAGCATTATATAGCTCTAAAAACTGTTCGCGAAGGATAATCCCTGCGCGTTTAACTACCTCGTTTTCTATTAAGTCCGGCCCCGGGGCCTTCTTGTTTTTCAGTGTTTTTAAGACCTTGTCCAGTTCGCGCGGGGTGAACGGTTCGGCGTCCACGGTGTCAGGTAGTAAAATTGTGTTGGTTCTAATCTTTTCCTGATGGGGGGTTTCGTTGTCTTGGTCGTCGTCTACAATATGCGTCTCGAGAAAACACCTGGCTGTTTCCTTAAAGTTTTCCGTGGATGCTCCGTTACGATTTAGCGTGCGCATTGCACTTTTGACTCTAACTTTTTCTGCGCAGGTTCTGTAAATAGTACCCTACTTTTCTTGATTACCTTTCTTCGTAACGAAGTCCCGCCAGCTGTTTTCCCTCGTCCGCTTTATGGCTGTCGAGTATTGTTTTCGTAGTGTTCTGTATTTGACGCTTAGggtatttttaactaaatcgTCCCTTTCCCTTTGATATACCCGTCTGGCTTTGTTCACCAGCTTCTTCGCGCGTGTTAATTTCCTGGTCCACCATGGGTATGATTTTACATGGGTTTTCCTACGCGGAATCGCGGCTTCGCAAGCTTCTAAGATTGATTTGCCAAGTGCAGAAGCATACCTTTCCACGTCCTCAACCGATTCCACTCCAAGGCCATCAAGGTTTGTGCACGCACACGAGAAAAGGATTTCGTCAAACTTTTCCCAATTGGCCAACGTTAAGTTGAACCTCTTGGGGTCTGCCTGTGCGCCATCCTTCTCCCCCGATTTTGCTCCTAGAGTGATCTCGATTGGGTAGTGGTCAGTATTCTGCACCCAACTTCTCTTAATGGACCAGCTAAGAATGCTACTCGCGAGTTTAGGCGTGACGAGTGTCACATCGATATACAAACTCCCGTTAGTTGATTCAAACGTCGGACCCTCCCTCGCGTTGTTGATTATCTCTAACTCGTGTGCGTCAATAAATTGCTCTAACTTTTCGCCACGCGCGTCGTCAGTCTCGGATCCTCATCTCTCGGATTTCGCGTTCGCGTCCATTGATATCAATACCCATTTCCCTCTCAGTGCTCGAACCACTTTCTCTAAGTGCTTTAAGTGCATGTCTATTTCGTCTTTGTACTGGAAGTATGCCGAGACTACGAAGAACGATGTGTCAGGTCCCATGATCTAAGCGCATACGCAGTGAGTTGTACTAAGTTGTGATAAAACCAGCAACTGGTATTGAGGATTTGTTAAGCAAATGGTCGCATATGGCCTAGACCTGGTTTCGGCAGCAACTTGTATGCCGCAACTGAACCCAGGTATTTTGAAACTATTATTACTATGTGCTGCGTATGGCTCTTGTAGAAGGAGAACATCAATACGTTTTTCCTCCCACAACTGACTCGCCTCCAGAGTCCCAGCTTTGTCGTTCCGCAAATTCGCCTGCAAAACTCGAAAACCTTCAACCCCCATTCCCCGGGTCGCGTGCGGAGACTTTCGATTTGACCTAACGCCCGGCACGAGCCCATCTAAGTTTACCGAGTGCGCGGACCCTCTGAGGGTGTTTTTAGTCGTCCCTAGGCATCTTCGCCGGTCGATGCTTCGCGAGTAAGATTCGGAAACCCCCCTTCTACTTGGATTTACCTCTTCTAAGTTCAATCGCGTGAGTTTAACCAAACAGGGTCGCGTAGCTAGAGGCATTAGCTGTTTCATACGTAATGCTTCCGCGAGCTTACACGAACGCGATCGCGATGCCGAATTCGCGGGCCGGCGATGAACGGGAGCGTCAGATAGCAGCTCGTTCGGAGAAACGCGGTTGGCTATTCTGGCGCTCCGTCGAACGGTCGAAAGAGTTTGGTGACCACCGAACGTGGGTGCGTCACCTATCCGAGGCTTTGCCGTATTGTCCTGACCAATTTGTTAAAGTTGTAGGAGCTGGTAACACCTACAACCGCTACTCCCCCCGGCGCTCGCGTTTGACGAAACCACTTGTTGCCGGACGCATAGTACCGCTACGTTGGTGACAGGGTTTGCAACCCCCCTGCCTTACAAGCCCTCGCCGCGTAAGTCAAGCTTAGCTTTTTAGGTTAGCTGAAAAGGTAAAAGAACCTCTCAGTCACCTTGGGTGTAAACCCTCAGAGACCGGGGCAGTAAGCTGCATCCCTCCCACTCAATCAAAGGCGATACACAGACACAGGAATTGCACGGAGAACCTGGCAGCTTGCGCATACCACGTCTACCGCACACGACCTCCGGCCCTTCTCTTCGACGAAAAAGACTCACAGATTAACTGCTGCATAACCCCTTGGCAAGAGTGACAGGGCCGACTCACAACGAACGGGACATATGTCCACTATGGTGTTCGTGGTCGCATTAACCGTGATTGCGATCTGCTACATAAGAGCCATAAGCAAGCAAGCGCAGTAGGTATTCCTACTGGTTCAAAACTATTGACCTGTGACACACAGAGCACTAAGGTAAATGAAGTAGGACCGTCACCCAAGTCAGGGACCCTTACAGGTTGCTACCATCCGGAGCCAGATGGACCTGGTTTTTTCGGGAGGTTTTACTCCCCCGACTTCTCCTTCCCCGTCATAGATAGGGCCCCGGGCTTATCACCGGTATTGGTAAATGGTAAGTACTAGTATTGCCGTCTGGTGGATCAAGTCGAAACTACTCAAACCGGGTCAGCTGTCGTAATAGCATTATAAACTGTGTAGTAAACAAGCATTTTATTCGTAACtacatttgtttttaatacttttttgattaataaaaatatatatcttatAATGGAAAATACCGATGATTCGTTAGGCGTACGCTTTTCGCCAAAACAAAGTAAAAGTAAAACATTTTGTAGTGTATATGGGTGTAACAGTAAGGCTTGCAAAAATTTTGACGTTCGGTTTCATTATTTTCCAAAgcaaagtgaaaattttataaaaattcaaaatgctTTCGGAGTGGATGAAAAATTGACTCTCGAAAAATGTGgcaaaaagttttgaaaatagGAAAAAGTATTACAGAAAATATGCAAGTTTGTTCTTTGCACTTTAAAAATCGGATTATTTCTTTCcaggtaattaaatttattgtttagttCATACcattatttttgatttgtaaaattaattaaaaaatttttttctacatagAAAATGCTTCAAAGGGTAAGAgacgtttgaaaaaaaatgcacTACCTTCTTGTAATCTACCTTGTACTGAAATAAAACAACATCAAGCACTAAAATAAACGATGACCGAGAAAAAAAGGATTCAAAGAgacaagaagaaaaaatacgataATTTCGGATAATGAAGCTACTAATAATGAAAACCAGATTCCTCTGCAAGATTAACTACTACTGAATTGACTTTTGATTTTGATGGTCAAAGAAATTCGGTTGTTTTGGATGATACTAATCCCAGTCCTGTTACTTcaagagaaaataataatggaTCTGTTGTTGCTATGTTGCCAGAGAAGAATGATGAAACGCCTGCAAAAACATTTATTGATGTCGGTATTCAGGTTAAAAGTGGTGATTTAATTACTGACTTTTGTGATGTAATAAAAACTGAGAAGGAACTCAATACTTTAACCGGGATTGTGAGCTTTGATATCTTGAATACCATTCTTGATGTTTTTAAGGTTGGATTTCCTAAATACGAGTCCGAAAGAATGCATCTGCGTAGCAAAATTATCATgacatttgttaaattaaagcaTAATTTATCGTATGCTATTTTAACAGTTTTATTCAAATACTCTTCAGAGTCACATTGCCGTAAAATTATTCTGCAGATGATCGACATGCTTTACGTTTGTTTGGAACAGGGAATACCTTTTCCAGACAAAGATGAAGTCTCTAGGAATATTCCTGTATGTTTCAATGACTTTCGAAATGTTAGAGTAGTGTTGGACTGtacagaaatttttatacaaaaaccAAAGTCGCTGTGCTGTCAACAAGCAACATATTCACGGTATAAAAGTACATATACCATCAAGTTCATGACTGGAGTGACCCCCGGAGGATCGTTATGCTACATTAGTCCAATGTATGGAGGAAGATCTTCGGATGACGCTATATTTGAGcaatctaaaattttagatttattagAGAAGGGTGAAGCAATAATGGTCGACAAAGGGTTTAGGGTTAATAAACTGTGTAAAGACAAAGATATAACTCTTATTCGACCTCcatttaagaaagaaaaacgGCAATTTTCCCAAGAAGAGTCGAGGTTAAATGCGAAAATCGCCAGAGCACGAGTTCATGTAGAACGTTCCAATCAAAGACTCAAGGTATTTAAAGTCTTGGGCTCTCGGATGCTAAGTGGTCTTGTTGATAAGGGCAAAGAAATACTAACTATTATTGGtgcaattgtaaatttaagttCTCCAATTTTaagtaatgataaatttatgtcAAATGATGCAAATTAAGAATTAAGatacaataataaatgttattaggtaaaaatttattaaaaatttaaaggaaaaattgttaaattaaaacataaaCATAGTTAAACATTGTTAGAGTgtttaataaagttatttttacagAAGTAATTGCTTTcgtacaaatttttaattatgtttctCATTCTCACAAGCATAATGTAACatctcattaaaaaatattaattgtaaggATAGAAATAAGtcttttacaaatttttcatcataatcaactgaaataattttcatacttttttcATGAGAAGAAAAAAGGATGAAGTccgtttttttaatatttaaaatacccATACCAAGCTGAACCTGAccataatatttatgattttttttcaaagttaaggtattattattttttgggtttttttgtacataatttatattagAAATGATATCATTCATACTATGAGATTTGCCTTCATATGGGCACTTGATTTCTATCAACTTGACGGGTTTATCATTGTCGAATATAACTCCGTCGGGAGAATAACCAAGCCCAGGGTTATTTTCCGGAACTACGAGACCACATTGAAATACATTTACTTCTGTACTTTTTTCATAAGCTCTTCTTGCATctgattcaaattttaaaccGTGATTTATAGCTGCATTAGAAATTGTGCttggattaaaatatttaagagctttttttttccaatctgGTTTTGGATTTTTCCGATAGGTGTATAATTCATAGCATCGAGAGCCCGTGATTCTAAACTTTCGTTCATTTTGCCatatactataaaatttttttgtttctttacAAATATGAAAAGGATCTGCTATCAactgttcaaaagttttttgaCAACATTGTCGTAAAGGTCGAAAAGTGTATTTAGATAGAGTAGAAACCATTGGTGACCAGCATAAATGTGACATCATACATTCAATCTGTCGAAGGTGTTCAGGTGGTAGAGTCTCAACAGTGTGAAGTAGTGGATCATGTCTTCCGGCtctattataaatagattaaaaacaaaatgtataaaatacgATATATAAAGACAAATATGTCCAAAAATCTAATAGCCTTATGAAGTaaatattctataaaaataaacttttacaaattaattgattgaaatgAAGAATCGCAGGCATGTATAAGGAATTCATTACATTATGCAATTAaaagaaagtaaaatttctgttcATTAGCAAGTATATAcaaaattgatgaaattaatattttgatttgatGATTGCTGAAAGACCgaatcataaatatatttttaaatatatttacttcgTCTTAACTTTCAttggaaaaaaagaaaatattagtTATCAAAATCAATCATTCACGCCCATACGCATGCTCGGATAGAGATGACTTTAAATGTTTCGAATACAGCTTTTCCTTAATTAACTTCTTAACCAGTGTGGCCAGATCGCACGATTTTTTACCCTTCTCTAGGCGTCGCGCGCGCCCGTACACAAGTAAGCGATGTGTGTCTGTGAGTCGGAAAGCCGAGCGGAGCCGAGAGAATCCGAGACACGTCGACAAATCGAGGGGAATGAAGCCCCTGCCACAAGACACAGAGGAGTAACTCACACAACAGTAGCTCTCTGTTCGTGTGAATTTCTCAGAATCCGATTTCAGCCGAAACATACAGCGGGAAAAATAAtgctgtaatttttattaaaataaataaataatgcttttttgtttacaacatataggtttaatttttttttttatatatgaaaaataaattatttttaattaaaagaaattgagaaaaaaaatttttttaataaaaaaaattttaattaattttttacgtttttatagcaaatagttaattattattaaataataaaaataataataataattattgctaATACGTGTGGTTACTGGAAGTTCCCAAACGCAGTTTTTATATAAGTTTTAACATTTACCCGTTAAGCGGTCAAATGGCTCTGTGGCGTAAGCGTCAGCTTGCGACGACGAAACTTTTGTGGTCGAATCCTCGTcggattcaattttttttttttttcattttatcaaatattttttttatgctgttattaataataataataataataataataataacagttgttattatttttattattattgataatggttatttataataattattgctaGTACGTGTGGTTACTGGAAGTTCCCAAACGCAGTTTTTATATAAGTTTTAACATTTACCCGTTAAGCGGTCAAATGGCTCTGTGGCGTAAGCGTCAGCTTGCGACGACGAAACTTTGTGGTCGAATCCTCGTcggattcaattttttttcattttatcaaatattttttatgctgttattaataataataataataataataataataacagttgttattatttttattattattgataatggttatttataataattattgctaGTACGTGTGGTTACTGGAAGTTCCCAAACGCAGTTTTTATATAAGTTTTAACATTATATCAGAGAGACTTCCGATGGCTGTGCGGCTTAAGTGTTAGCTTAGGACGTCGAGGCTTTCAAGATCGAGTCCTCGActggtcaattttttttttttttatttctaaaatattttttcttttttatgctgttttaataacaatagtatTGAACACAGCTTTCCGCATCACCCTGGAGGTACCGTGTTATGGTATGCGTTCCCGTTATTTTACATGGCGGGATCCCCAGTAGGCCTATACCATGACTAATtgtatcattaaattttaaacttaatagattatttaatatttttttggacaaAGCTTCAAATTGACTAGAAAGAAGCTGAGCTGAAGGCTCTGGCTTCTTTGGAACCTAAAGTACGAAACGAATATATTGCACAAAGAACACAATTGACTAGAAAAAAGCAGAGCTGAGGGCTTCAGCTTTTTCATAAACTTAAGTTATGTATAACAATGTGGCAAACAGAACATTGTTGACTAGAAAGAAGCAAAGCTGAAGGCTCTGGCTTCTTTGTAaccttaaatatttcattaaaatatcgAAACCGATCTAAGTTGACTAGAAAGAATCAGAGCTGAGGGCTCTAGATTCTTTGTAAGCTTcacttaataataacaatattacaaACATAATATCAATGACTAGAAAGAAGCAGAGCTGAAGGCCCAAGCTTCttttaagtatatttaatgctaatactgaaaaaataattattgttatcagTTAAAAACGAACCGAGCTTGGAGCACGAGTtcctttataaatatatacatttttaaattataaataattataactaataCTAAACAAACTATCACTCTATGGCAAACATTTACAACGTCGAAATCTAGAGTAGAAGAGCTGTCGAGCAGCCAGAAGAAAAGAGACCTACTTTCTTAGCAGTATGATTCTTTTCTCAGCAATCATCACTACTTTCGCAGGAATACAAAGTCAAGCTTTTGGGTGCGGCCTTCTCCGCTTTTGAGTACAAATTACATGAAGACATCAATCCAATATAACTTTTGTCGATCGACATTTCTGATGCTCGTAGGTTCCCTGAATTGGAGACAGATTTTATCACACAAAGTGAATTCAGGGTTTTGTGACTGAGGTTATTCCTGTTCTTTGTCTTAAAAATAGGTATGAGAGAAAATGCCCTTTCAGCCGCAGCGTTTGAATGGGCAAGTGCTCTAATGATACTTAGTAGTAAGCGCAAATTCGGAAACTGTAAAGTCCCATCTGAACGAGTAAAGTTGCAAATTTCTATCCACATTTCGTCAAATGGTAGTTTGCTCCATTGCTCTTTCAAATTCGGATCGACACAGTACAAGGAACTCCACTCTTCCTGAATAAGTCTCCCTCCGGGAACTTTAAGAGCATGACAGGTGTTTTCTACTTTCGAAAACGATGAATTCCTGTCAGGATCGAAGAGGGCAGTTTCCTTCGCGAAAACTGTCAGATCTGAGAGAAATGGATCATCGATCGGCAGTCTCCGGCGGATTTCAATGGAAGCGGttacaagaaaatttaaacaatcgTTGTGCACCTGCTCAATGATTGATTCAGGAACTCAGACTTTTGTTGAAGCAGTAAATACTCTCGACAATCGGGTCCAACATCTACTTCAAACAACTTAAGTTGATTCGAAACTTTTCAAAGTTTATGTTATGGACGTTATCGTAAAAGGTTTCAGGTTTCAACATAAGTGGATCCATAAACCTCTGGAGAAATTGAAGAAGCAGCTTCATCGAACGTGGCTGCAACTCGTGGACTAGAGTATTACTCCCTTGAAAATGAGCGTTAATCTCGTTGAAAGATTTAAGCACGCATTGCAAAAGAGTAAATACGCTTTTGTCGATGGTTTCTGCAAGATTGCAAGTAAATCATCTCCTTTTCACGTTTCTCCAAAGAttgataaatcaaaaaagcCTCTATCGCTCGCCAATTGTTCAAAATCCCTGTAATCGCAATTTGACGAGACAACCATCGTGTACCAGCGAATCGAACAATCTTGATAATAGGTTTTCTTCATAGCATTCTTGAAATTCAGCAAAGATGGCGCTGCGTTTCGggctattattaatataagaaataatattggCAACAAAGTCATGAACTTCGACTGGAATCTTAGAACATGCTTCTTTTGAGGCGAGGGCAAGAGAGTGACAAATGCATGGTAACGTCCGAAGATTCGGAATTTGCTGAgtcatcaaaattttgaaggaGTTATTTTTGCCAACCATAACTGAAGCATTGTCACAGGCAAGACCGATGATTTGCTCTAACGGAATTCCCAGTCTGGCCAACGCATCgcaaaattgttcaaaaagaCGTTTCGCAGAACCGTCCGTCCCATCTAAATGAAGCAATTTAAGTAATTCGTTGTTAACCGTAAGTGTATTTGGATCCACATAGCGGACCATCAACGTCATCCATTTGTCATTCGTAATGTCAGTGGTCTCGTCTACTTGAATAGAAAATTTCGTTTTTTGAACATTTTCAACGATCCGTTCGGACTCACGAACACTCACAACATTTGTAATAATTCCAGTCGCTTTGGTTTTACCCACTGTCATCTTTTGGAGAACAGCAGGTTCTTTACCAATCGActgaaataatttcaaaatttgtggTGCAGTCGACAAAGGAATATTGTTTTGAGCAATCAAGGTCGCAAATTGAATTTCAGCTGCTTTAACTCGTTCATTAAACTGCAGTTCAGATGAAGACAAAGATGAACTGGAATCAAGTTGAGAGCAAACTGATGAAGAAATTTCAGGAAGCACGACATTTGGAAAACTAGAGTTCTTGAAACTGTACACGCGCAAGTTTCCCAAATGTTTCTTGGTTTTGGAATGTCTGTCAATTTCAAAACGACCACAAGctaaattttcattacaaaTAACACATAAAAACTTTTCTGAATCTGACAAACATTCCTTGACCCATGTTCTCCACTCGGGATTATCATCGTACCATTGATGTTGGAAAGATTTTGACTTTTTggatttcttagctgaaggcTCTGATGAAtccataattttataacaaataaaacaaCACCAATAATACGACTTTACAATAATCAAAATGACACCAGCAATGAAACCAACGATGACACCAAAATGACACTAGCAATGACACCAGCAATGACACCAACGATGACACCAGAAAACGACACCGATAATTACACAAAAAACGACACCGACAATTACACCAAAAACGACACCATAAAtgcgataattatttatttaattttatttataaaagtaattaataaaaaacgccGGGAAAATGGACgagttggaaaaaaaaaacagaattatATCACCTCCGCGGAATAAAaccgatattttttttattttatatttaatattatgaataatgaaagaaagttgagtaaaataattattaaaatacctGTAATTATCACTGGACTACAGCAATCAAACCCAAATAATCCATAGGCACGTTTAACACATTACACTGCACAAATATTAATGGCGGAATAACAGTGAACAGAATGCGCCAATATTGACAGACAAACAAAAGCAGCGTCTTTTGTCTCACGACGGAAACGTCAACAACGCGTCTTTAAAAGCCCGGGCATTTAAGCAACGATGGCGTGACTTCGCGCGCGACGACTCAACGCTACCGGAGGCTTGAGCGCGCTTTCGTCGGacgcttgaccttgacgaggcAAGAACCGctacattaattatttcattataatacgaatcaaaatttttaataaattacgaTTGGGGATTTTTATTGACATGATAACTAAAAaagattgataaaatattggagaaaaaaaaaatttaatctgacGAGGATTCGACCACAAAAGTTTCGTCGTCGCAAGCTGACGCTTACGCCACAGAGCCATTTGACCGCTTACCGGGTAAATGTTAAAACTTATATAAAAACTGCGTTTGAGAACTTCCAGTAACCACACGTATtagcaataattattataaataaccattatcaatgataataaaaataataacaactgttattattattattattattattattattattattaataacagcataaaaaatatttgataaaatgaaaaaaaattgaatccgACGAGGATTCGACCACAAAAGTTTCGTCGTCGCAAGCTGACGCTTACGCCACAGAGCCATTTGACCGCTTAACGGGTAAATGTTAAAACTTATATAAAAACTGCGTTTGGGAACTTCCAGTAACCACACGTACtagcaataattattataaataaccattatcaatgataataaaaataataacaactgttattattattattattattattattattattattaataacagcata
It encodes:
- the LOC123266087 gene encoding zinc finger MYM-type protein 6-like codes for the protein MDSSEPSAKKSKKSKSFQHQWYDDNPEWRTWVKECLSDSEKFLCVICNENLACGRFEIDRHSKTKKHLGNLRVYSFKNSSFPNVVLPEISSSVCSQLDSSSSLSSSELQFNERVKAAEIQFATLIAQNNIPLSTAPQILKLFQSIGKEPAVLQKMTVGKTKATGIITNVVSVRESERIVENVQKTKFSIQVDETTDITNDKWMTLMVRYVDPNTLTVNNELLKLLHLDGTDGSAKRLFEQFCDALARLGIPLEQIIGLACDNASVMVGKNNSFKILMTQQIPNLRTLPCICHSLALASKEACSKIPVEVHDFVANIISYINNSPKRSAIFAEFQECYEENLLSRLFDSLVHDGCLVKLRLQGF